Proteins from one Cyclopterus lumpus isolate fCycLum1 chromosome 11, fCycLum1.pri, whole genome shotgun sequence genomic window:
- the LOC117738981 gene encoding ras-related protein Rab-5A, which produces MANRGGATRPNGPNAGNKICQFKLVLLGESAVGKSSLVLRFVKGQFHEFQESTIGAAFLTQTVCLDDTTVKFEIWDTAGQERYHSLAPMYYRGAQAAIVVYDITNEESFARAKNWVKELQRQASPNIVIALSGNKADLANKRAVDFQDAQSYADDNSLLFMETSAKTSMNVNEIFMAIAKRLPKSEPQAAGANSGRNRGVDLTEAAQPAKAPCCST; this is translated from the exons ATGGCCAATCGTGGAGGAGCAACAAGACCCAATGGACCCAATGCAGGGAACAAGATCTGTCAGTTTAAGCTGGTGCTCCTGGGGGAGTCAGCTGTTGGGAAGTCCAGCTTAGTGCTCCGCTTCGTCAAGGGTCAGTTCCATGAATTCCAGGAGAGCACAATAGGAG CTGCCTTTCTCACCCAGACAGTGTGTTTAGATGACACAACGGTGAAGTTTGAAATCTGGGACACTGCCGGTCAAGAGCGTTACCACAGTTTGGCACCTATGTATTACAGAGGAGCGCAGGCAGCCATCGTGGTCTACGACATCACAAACGAG GAGTCTTTTGCGCGGGCAAAGAACTGGGTGAAGGAGCTGCAAAGACAAGCTAGCCCTAATATAGTCATCGCTCTGTCAGGCAACAAGGCCGACCTAGCTAACAAGAGAGCTGTTGACTTCCAG GATGCCCAGTCCTACGCAGATGACAACAGCTTACTTTTCATGGAGACATCGGCCAAGACATCTATGAACGTGAATGAGATATTTATGGCTATTG CAAAGAGATTGCCGAAGAGCGAGCCACAGGCCGCAGGAGCCAATAGCGGGCGGAACCGGGGAGTGGACCTGACAGAGGCTGCCCAGCCGGCCAAGGCTCCATGCTGCAGTACCTAA